In the genome of Armatimonadota bacterium, one region contains:
- a CDS encoding putative O-glycosylation ligase, exosortase A system-associated: MKSIVGSPAISELKAQPLKTPRSLVILGLVSALAGLLLVFARPGALMRISAAIACAWITLTFPFAGLILYLLVEYMRPGDVMPSIASWRPALIVAVLTMIGLVIAKSKDRSQEIVWSKQSWMLAGFISTMLVSIITAIWKSQALQVTIDAAKIWIVFLIMTNLITTTYRLKQFTWVMVLLGFYLAGRSVFMYQRTGDFATGPGEGFLGDRNDLAMAMLVILPIAGSLFQSSEKILEKTLAGTTFVALIAGIISTFSRGGFVGLLCVLLGMSLLAKRRTIAFLTLSALLVIAWYVSPDSYKERIISISHYQQDESAQNRLYAWKAARAMFHDRPFFGVGPGNFETAYGRIYRPPGAPGIWRAPHSIYFECIAELGIVGCIFFGLLVSLTYLDCLKIYLSRTAAPATNWERRMAAGFMLGMTGYLASATFLSALLYSHPYYLAALTVSMANIINSRQLKTGGEPV; this comes from the coding sequence ATGAAAAGCATTGTCGGTTCACCAGCAATATCTGAACTAAAAGCACAACCTTTGAAAACTCCTCGCAGCCTGGTGATTCTCGGTTTAGTTTCGGCATTAGCGGGGCTTCTCCTTGTATTTGCCCGCCCAGGAGCATTAATGCGAATATCAGCAGCAATTGCATGCGCATGGATTACCCTAACTTTTCCTTTCGCAGGATTGATACTTTATCTGCTCGTTGAATATATGCGTCCTGGTGACGTAATGCCAAGCATTGCCAGCTGGCGGCCCGCACTTATTGTAGCGGTACTAACAATGATTGGACTGGTTATCGCAAAGTCAAAAGATCGCTCGCAAGAGATAGTATGGAGCAAACAAAGCTGGATGCTGGCGGGCTTTATATCAACCATGCTGGTATCAATAATCACAGCGATTTGGAAATCCCAAGCGCTTCAAGTAACTATCGACGCAGCGAAGATTTGGATAGTCTTTTTAATTATGACAAATTTGATAACCACTACTTACCGCTTAAAGCAGTTCACTTGGGTTATGGTCTTGCTAGGCTTCTATCTTGCAGGCCGGTCTGTATTTATGTACCAACGGACGGGTGACTTCGCAACGGGGCCGGGAGAAGGCTTCCTGGGCGACCGCAACGACCTAGCGATGGCAATGCTTGTTATACTCCCAATAGCAGGCTCTTTGTTTCAATCATCTGAGAAAATACTTGAAAAGACATTAGCTGGAACTACCTTTGTTGCTCTCATAGCAGGAATCATCTCCACATTCTCCCGGGGTGGATTTGTAGGACTCTTATGCGTCCTCTTAGGAATGAGCTTGCTTGCCAAGCGGCGGACAATCGCGTTTTTAACACTTTCAGCGCTTTTAGTTATAGCATGGTACGTATCACCTGATTCCTATAAAGAACGTATTATCTCAATTTCCCACTACCAACAGGACGAATCGGCTCAAAACCGCCTTTACGCTTGGAAAGCAGCACGGGCAATGTTTCATGATCGTCCCTTCTTTGGCGTTGGACCAGGGAATTTCGAGACAGCATACGGAAGGATATATCGTCCTCCAGGCGCACCCGGAATTTGGCGTGCACCCCACAGTATATATTTTGAATGCATCGCAGAATTGGGAATCGTAGGATGTATATTCTTCGGCTTGCTGGTAAGCCTGACGTACCTTGATTGCCTAAAAATATACTTATCTCGCACAGCTGCACCAGCCACCAATTGGGAACGCCGAATGGCCGCAGGATTTATGCTGGGCATGACTGGGTATCTGGCTAGTGCTACATTCCTATCTGCATTACTTTACTCTCATCCATATTATCTCGCTGCGCTTACCGTAAGCATGGCAAACATAATAAACTCAAGGCAACTAAAAACCGGAGGTGAACCAGTATGA
- a CDS encoding glycosyltransferase, producing MRILQVVPTSGAGGAEQIVLSLAKSLKENGSDVAVASSGSDPYLFQKLKESDIKAFTLATQDRKWQIFEIAKIIKTFRPDIVHSHMFDANLPSTLASLMSRKPIILTIHSVAYELETWKRKLINALLSRCVSQVVAVSKAVALKLNSAGVPANKIICIYNGVDVSQFMGDSKHKFRQELCIADDSHLMGMVANLRPAKDHEVAIRAAAMVIKKVPKTHFMMVGDGVDKSAQALMRLCEYLGVSRNVHFLGFREDIPNVLKSLDLFVLASKVEGLPVSVIEAMAAGLPVVASNVGGMAELIDEGITGFLVPQGDYHRLAEKIEVILRNPTLAKSMGVEGRKKVLNNFSLGAMKNAYYSLYLKFGRVQQ from the coding sequence ATGAGAATACTTCAAGTCGTTCCCACCTCCGGCGCAGGCGGAGCAGAGCAAATAGTACTTTCGCTTGCTAAATCACTTAAAGAAAACGGCTCAGATGTTGCCGTGGCGAGTTCAGGCAGCGACCCCTACTTATTCCAAAAGCTCAAAGAATCAGATATTAAGGCTTTTACGTTGGCCACACAAGACAGAAAATGGCAGATATTCGAGATCGCAAAAATAATCAAAACCTTCCGCCCAGACATTGTCCACAGCCATATGTTTGATGCAAACCTACCGTCTACATTGGCTAGTTTAATGTCACGCAAGCCAATAATTCTCACCATTCATTCAGTAGCGTATGAGTTGGAAACATGGAAACGGAAACTTATCAACGCACTTTTAAGCCGATGCGTTTCTCAAGTTGTAGCCGTGTCAAAAGCAGTCGCACTTAAGCTTAATAGCGCAGGTGTGCCGGCAAACAAGATTATATGCATATACAACGGAGTAGATGTCTCACAATTTATGGGGGATTCCAAGCATAAGTTCCGACAAGAACTTTGCATTGCGGATGACTCCCACCTAATGGGCATGGTAGCAAACCTCCGACCGGCAAAAGACCATGAGGTGGCAATTAGAGCAGCAGCAATGGTGATAAAAAAAGTTCCCAAGACCCATTTTATGATGGTTGGCGATGGTGTAGATAAATCTGCACAAGCACTAATGAGGCTATGTGAATATTTAGGCGTAAGCAGAAATGTGCATTTTCTTGGATTCAGAGAAGATATTCCAAACGTACTTAAATCTCTCGATTTATTCGTGCTGGCAAGCAAAGTTGAAGGCCTCCCGGTAAGCGTTATTGAAGCTATGGCGGCAGGATTGCCAGTCGTTGCAAGCAACGTAGGAGGAATGGCAGAGCTAATTGATGAGGGCATTACGGGGTTTCTCGTTCCGCAAGGCGATTATCATCGCCTTGCAGAGAAAATTGAAGTTATTCTCCGAAACCCAACCTTGGCTAAAAGCATGGGGGTTGAGGGCAGAAAAAAAGTTTTAAACAACTTCAGTCTTGGGGCAATGAAAAATGCATATTATAGCCTTTATTTAAAGTTTGGCAGGGTACAACAATAA